Proteins encoded in a region of the Zea mays cultivar B73 chromosome 2, Zm-B73-REFERENCE-NAM-5.0, whole genome shotgun sequence genome:
- the LOC100192535 gene encoding probable protein phosphatase 2C 45 isoform X1, translating into MGYLSSVIGHPTDGSSVSGGGLSQNGRFSYGYASSPGKRASMEDFYETKIDCVDGQIVGLFGVFDGHGGAKVAEYVKENLFNNLVSHPKFISDTKVAIDDAYKSTDSEFLESDSSQNQCGSTASTAVLVGDRLFVANVGDSRAIICREGNAIAVSKDHKPDQTDERQRIEDAGGFVMWAGTWRVGGVLAVSRAFGDKLLKQYVVVDPEIREEVVDDTLEFLILASDGLWDVVSNEEAVAMTRSIKDPEEAAKMLLQEAYKRESSDNITCVVVHFLHGQGSSGYA; encoded by the exons CCAGAATGGTAGATTTAGCTATGGCTATGCAAGCTCCCCTGGTAAAAGGGCATCCATGGAAGACTTCTATGAGACAAAAATTGATTGTGTTGATGGTCAGATAGTTGGTCTTTTTGGAGTTTTTGATG GTCATGGTGGTGCTAAGGTAGCAGAGTATGTTAAAGAAAACCTGTTCAACAATCTTGTTAGTCATCCAAAGTTCATCAGTGATACTAAAGTCGCTATAG ATGATGCTTATAAAAGCACCGACAGTGAATTCTTAGAATCTGACAGTAGTCAAAATCAATGCGGGTCAACTGCATCAACTGCTGTACTTGTTGGTGATCGTCTCTTCGTCGCAAATGTTGGTGACTCTAGGGCTATCATATGCAGGGAAGGAAATG CTATTGCTGTTTCAAAGGATCACAAGCCTGATCAAACTGATGAGCGGCAGCGTATTGAAGATGCTGGAGGTTTTGTGATGTGGGCAG GAACATGGCGCGTTGGTGGTGTACTTGCTGTTTCGCGTGCTTTTGGTGACAAACTCTTAAAGCAATATGTGGTTGTGGATCCGGAGATCCGA GAGGAAGTTGTTGATGACACACTCGAGTTTCTTATCCTTGCAAGTGATGGGCTGTGGGATGTGGTCTCTAACGAG GAAGCTGTTGCGATGACTAGATCCATTAAGGACCCAGAAGAGGCTGCAAAGATGCTCTTGCAAGAGGCGTACAAGAGGGAGAGCAGTGACAACATAACTTGCGTCGTCGTGCACTTCTTGCATGGGCAAGGTAGCAGCGGATACGCTTAA
- the LOC100192535 gene encoding probable protein phosphatase 2C 45 isoform X2 — translation MGYLSSVIGHPTDGSSVSGGGLSQNGRFSYGYASSPGKRASMEDFYETKIDCVDGQIVGLFGVFDGHGGAKVAEYVKENLFNNLVSHPKFISDTKVAIDDAYKSTDSEFLESDSSQNQCGSTASTAVLVGDRLFVANVGDSRAIICREGNAIAVSKDHKPDQTDERQRIEDAGGFVMWAGTWRVGGVLAVSRAFGDKLLKQYVVVDPEIRTSSCSVPSRCLVINVSFNAFHNSTSFVF, via the exons CCAGAATGGTAGATTTAGCTATGGCTATGCAAGCTCCCCTGGTAAAAGGGCATCCATGGAAGACTTCTATGAGACAAAAATTGATTGTGTTGATGGTCAGATAGTTGGTCTTTTTGGAGTTTTTGATG GTCATGGTGGTGCTAAGGTAGCAGAGTATGTTAAAGAAAACCTGTTCAACAATCTTGTTAGTCATCCAAAGTTCATCAGTGATACTAAAGTCGCTATAG ATGATGCTTATAAAAGCACCGACAGTGAATTCTTAGAATCTGACAGTAGTCAAAATCAATGCGGGTCAACTGCATCAACTGCTGTACTTGTTGGTGATCGTCTCTTCGTCGCAAATGTTGGTGACTCTAGGGCTATCATATGCAGGGAAGGAAATG CTATTGCTGTTTCAAAGGATCACAAGCCTGATCAAACTGATGAGCGGCAGCGTATTGAAGATGCTGGAGGTTTTGTGATGTGGGCAG GAACATGGCGCGTTGGTGGTGTACTTGCTGTTTCGCGTGCTTTTGGTGACAAACTCTTAAAGCAATATGTGGTTGTGGATCCGGAGATCCGA ACATCTAGTTGCAGTGTGCCATCTAGGTGTTTGGTTATAAATGTTAGCTTCAATGCTTTCCACAATTCCACCAGTTTTGTCTTTTGA
- the LOC100192535 gene encoding Probable protein phosphatase 2C 45: MEDFYETKIDCVDGQIVGLFGVFDGHGGAKVAEYVKENLFNNLVSHPKFISDTKVAIDDAYKSTDSEFLESDSSQNQCGSTASTAVLVGDRLFVANVGDSRAIICREGNAIAVSKDHKPDQTDERQRIEDAGGFVMWAGTWRVGGVLAVSRAFGDKLLKQYVVVDPEIREEVVDDTLEFLILASDGLWDVVSNEEAVAMTRSIKDPEEAAKMLLQEAYKRESSDNITCVVVHFLHGQGSSGYA, from the exons ATGGAAGACTTCTATGAGACAAAAATTGATTGTGTTGATGGTCAGATAGTTGGTCTTTTTGGAGTTTTTGATG GTCATGGTGGTGCTAAGGTAGCAGAGTATGTTAAAGAAAACCTGTTCAACAATCTTGTTAGTCATCCAAAGTTCATCAGTGATACTAAAGTCGCTATAG ATGATGCTTATAAAAGCACCGACAGTGAATTCTTAGAATCTGACAGTAGTCAAAATCAATGCGGGTCAACTGCATCAACTGCTGTACTTGTTGGTGATCGTCTCTTCGTCGCAAATGTTGGTGACTCTAGGGCTATCATATGCAGGGAAGGAAATG CTATTGCTGTTTCAAAGGATCACAAGCCTGATCAAACTGATGAGCGGCAGCGTATTGAAGATGCTGGAGGTTTTGTGATGTGGGCAG GAACATGGCGCGTTGGTGGTGTACTTGCTGTTTCGCGTGCTTTTGGTGACAAACTCTTAAAGCAATATGTGGTTGTGGATCCGGAGATCCGA GAGGAAGTTGTTGATGACACACTCGAGTTTCTTATCCTTGCAAGTGATGGGCTGTGGGATGTGGTCTCTAACGAG GAAGCTGTTGCGATGACTAGATCCATTAAGGACCCAGAAGAGGCTGCAAAGATGCTCTTGCAAGAGGCGTACAAGAGGGAGAGCAGTGACAACATAACTTGCGTCGTCGTGCACTTCTTGCATGGGCAAGGTAGCAGCGGATACGCTTAA
- the LOC100275283 gene encoding uncharacterized protein LOC100275283 precursor — MMKPSCVLLLSSLLVATLAATSSSSPPYSVGKHPGWLLVLGRKGRELGQSSGYHYYQHQSKQPELQGVAMEVKKPEEEATARRTADQSGDAETGLIYSADYSSVAMHAASPPTAKPKHRHPTRP; from the exons ATGATGAAGCCATCGTGTGTACTGCTTCTTTCCAGCCTTCTTGTAGCCACTCTTGCAGCTACTTCTTCGTCCTCTCCTCCGTATTCCGTCGGCAAGCACCCAGGGTGGCTGCTGGTTCTAGGTCGCAAAGGCAGAGAACTCGGCCAGTCGTCAGGGTACCATTATTACCAGCATCAGAGCAAGCAGCCCGAG CTGCAGGGAGTGGCTATGGAGGTAAAGAAACCCGAGGAGGAGGCGACGGCGAGGCGAACGGCCGATCAGAGCGGGGACGCCGAGACAGGGCTGATCTACAGCGCGGACTACAGCAGCGTGGCCATGCATGCTGCCTCTCCGCCGACGGCGAAGCCCAAGCACAGGCACCCCACCAGACCATAG
- the LOC100275283 gene encoding uncharacterized protein isoform X1, whose amino-acid sequence MMKPSCVLLLSSLLVATLAATSSSSPPYSVGKHPGWLLVLGRKGRELGQSSGYHYYQHQSKQPETENLTQLSVHGVQLQGVAMEVKKPEEEATARRTADQSGDAETGLIYSADYSSVAMHAASPPTAKPKHRHPTRP is encoded by the exons ATGATGAAGCCATCGTGTGTACTGCTTCTTTCCAGCCTTCTTGTAGCCACTCTTGCAGCTACTTCTTCGTCCTCTCCTCCGTATTCCGTCGGCAAGCACCCAGGGTGGCTGCTGGTTCTAGGTCGCAAAGGCAGAGAACTCGGCCAGTCGTCAGGGTACCATTATTACCAGCATCAGAGCAAGCAGCCCGAG ACAGAGAACCTGACACAGCTATCCGTCCATGGCGTGCAGCTGCAGGGAGTGGCTATGGAGGTAAAGAAACCCGAGGAGGAGGCGACGGCGAGGCGAACGGCCGATCAGAGCGGGGACGCCGAGACAGGGCTGATCTACAGCGCGGACTACAGCAGCGTGGCCATGCATGCTGCCTCTCCGCCGACGGCGAAGCCCAAGCACAGGCACCCCACCAGACCATAG